A genomic window from Arvicanthis niloticus isolate mArvNil1 chromosome 25, mArvNil1.pat.X, whole genome shotgun sequence includes:
- the Rps20 gene encoding small ribosomal subunit protein uS10 translates to MAFKDTGKTPVEPEVAIHRIRITLTSRNVKSLEKVCADLIRGAKEKNLKVKGPVRMPTKTLRITTRKTPCGEGSKTWDRFQMRIHKRLIDLHSPSEIVKQITSISIEPGVEVEVTIADA, encoded by the exons GCATTTAAAGATACCGGAAAGACGCCTGTGGAGCCTGAAGTGGCGATTCACCGAATTCGAATCACGCTCACCAGCCGCAACGTGAAGTCGCTGGAGAAGG TTTGTGCGGACCTGATAAGAGGTGCGAAGGAAAAGAATCTAAAAGTGAAAGGACCGGTGCGCATGCCTACCAAG ACATTGAGAATCACTACCAGAAAAACACCTTGTGGCGAAGGTTCCAAGACATGGGATCGGTTCCAGATGAGGATCCACAAGCGGCTCATTGATTTACATAGTCCCTCCGAGATTGTTAAGCAGATCACTTCCATCAGTATCGAGCCTGGAGTGGAGGTTGAAGTCACCATTGCAGATGCCTGA